The region CACGATCGTGCGCGGCGCTATCGGTGCTCATCACGCGGGAGTATAGTCGTCCGGCGGCAAAACACCAAAGCAAACCATCCCGCGCGTATGGTAATTCGGTACCATTGCGGCCCAAGGCAGAGTGCCTATAATGAATATCAGAATCAATTGGGTCGCAAGGCCCGCTTATCATAGCAAAGGAGATTATCCCATGTTGTTCAACCCGCGTGAAGAAGGACAAGGCCTCGTCGAGTATGCGCTGATCCTGGTGCTGGTGGCGGTCGTGGTGATTGCGATCCTGACGCTGCTGGGGCCGGCAGTCGGTAATGTGTTCAGTTCGATCAAGAACGCGTTCTAGCCGCCCGATCGTCAACCACATACGGACAATAGAGGAGCCGCAGCC is a window of Chloroflexota bacterium DNA encoding:
- a CDS encoding Flp family type IVb pilin; the encoded protein is MLFNPREEGQGLVEYALILVLVAVVVIAILTLLGPAVGNVFSSIKNAF